GCATTTGACTCTGAAACATTTTCAAATGATTTATTGAAAGAGCAAGAAATCAACCTTACACTTACAAGCAAATAAACTTATCTGGAAGAGTATGAATTTATAAAGTTCCGCTTTTACATGTCCTCTTTCATTTCAACTTTAAAAAGGAGTGCTGAAAATATAGTGTCAGCACTCCTTTTTTTAATGCAACGCAACACATTTTCTATTTGTGATTCGAGCGTCTTATACTTCACAGCAGGAATTGTATTTATTTCAACGTAAGTTCAAGATGCCGCCTCTTTTCGCTAAAATACCAACTTCTATGCAGTCTAAGCCACTAGCATAGTGATCTGTGGTCATTGTACATAGTAAATCCGTTTCAAACTATTAGCCTTTATATTTCGAAATAGGTACGATTAGCTCAACATGAATTGAAGATGCCCCGCCTTCACATCCTCTGGCATGAAATCTAACCACGAGCAGATAGAATCCACTGTAACCTCTTCTAAATGGTAGTCCCTGCACTCTTTGCAAAGTTATTCAGCGGCCTATCGTAATCCCGCATCGTACGAGGCGATAGTCATTTGGCTGATAATAGTTCCTAAAGCTCCCGATAAGAGCTTATAGTGAGCGGCAGGTGCCTTCTCCCCTTTACCATAGGCGGTAAGCTCTTTACATGACAGTGTGAAATCCATATCAAATAATCCTGTTTATCTCGTATACAAAAAAGGGATTCTGCATCAGTGACCGAAGCCCTGACCGAATCCCTAATTTGTTCCAAACCTTTTCATATAAAGACTTGGACCGTAATTCATTTACGTCCCAGGAGGGATTCGAACCCCCGACCGATGCCTTAGAAGGGCATTGCTCTATCCAGCTGAGCTACTGAGACAAACGCCTGTAACACAGGCACAAGAACTATTATATGCATAGGACAATTAAAAGTCAACACTATATTTAATAAAAATTATTTTATTAATACAGTTTGGTCTACAAGTTCATGTTTCATCGAATAAAAACTCACTGTATACGCTTCATCCGCATCGATCACAGCATATGTAGCCTGTCTCCCGCCGCGCGGCTGTGTCGTGCTGCCGGGATTGACAAACAGTGTCCCGTCAATCAGTTCGGCTCCGTACAAGTGGGAATGGCCAAATAATACGATGGACGCCCGCTGTTCAGCCGCAGCGTAAGTAAGCGTCAGCATAGAGCGTTTGACGTCGTGTTCATGGCCATGTACGGCCAGCACTGTATCATCGCCTACTTTTTGTACAACAGACGCAGGAAGATTATTGTCGCGATCACAATTGCCCCGAACTATATGAACACCTTTACACAGCGGATCATTAGCCGCTAACTCACTGTCTCCGCAATGAAATATCGCATCCGCCGGCAAAGAGGTGATTTCTTCCACGGTTGATGTGTCACCGTGCGAATCGCTCAATACGATGATTTTCATTGGCCGTCACCAAGCCGTGCCAGAAATTCGGGGAGCTGTTTTTTTAGCTGTTCTAACGCTGCTCCCCGGTGGGAAATGTCACTTTTTTCTTCTGCCGATAGCTCCGCCATGGTCTTTCCTTTTTCCGGCACATAAAAAATAGGATCATAGCCAAATCCGTTACCGCCTTTACGTTCATTGGCTATTACACCTTCACAGCTGCCAGAATACGTTGTCGTTTCGATGCCGGGACCCGCAATGGCAAGAACACATCTGAAACGGGCCTGACGTGCTGTTGGAGGCACCTGTTTCAAGTTTGCAAGCAATTTATCGATATTTGCCTCATCGTCTGTTGGCTCCCCTGCATAACGTGCAGAATAAACGCCCGGCTCACCGCCAAGTACGTCAACTTCCAATCCGCTGTCATCCGCAATTACAACTTTCCCAAGCAAGCTGGCTGCCGTTTCTGCTTTCAGCACAGCATTTTCTTGAAACGTCGTGCCTGTTTCTTCTACATCGATAGGTTCTTCTATATCCTGCAGTGTCAGAACCTTAATGCCCAGAGGACGAAAGAGCACTTCAAAATCTTTCGCCTTGCCTTTATTATTTGTTGCTATCAAAATTTCTTTCATTATGCTTCACCTGCCTGTTGCCCAATCTTATCTGCCAGTTCTCCCAGCACTTCTTTTTGAATTTCGATCAATTGCCCGATGCCTGATTCCGCCAGCGTCAGTAAATCATTCATTTCCGCCCGTGAGAATGTCGCTTCTTCCCCTGTGCCCTGTAATTCCACGAATTGGCCCTGTCCTGTCATGACTACGTTCATATCGACATCTGCAGATGAGTCTTCTACATAATCGAGATCCGTGATCAGTTGCCCGTCTGCCAGTTTGCCAACACTCGTGGCAGCGAGGAAATCCCGTACCGGAAATGTCGGTAGGTTCTTTTCGATCTGCAATTTATTCACAGCGATCACTAAAGCAACAAACGCACCGGTAATCGAAGATGTGCGCGTGCCGCCATCTGCCTGAATGACATCGCAGTCGATCCAGATGGTGCGCTCGCCAATCGCATCGAGATCGACGACTGCGCGCAAGGCACGTCCAATCAGACGCTGAATCTCCATTGTGCGGCCGCCCACTTTCCCGCGGGAAGATTCACGAATCGTACGCTGCCCGGTAGCCCGCGGCAGCATAGAATACTCCGCTGAGATCCACCCTTTTCCACTGTTTCTCATAAACGGCGGCACACGCTCTTCGATTGTTGCCGTACAAATTACTTTTGTATTTCCAACTGAAATAAGTACAGAGCCTTCGGGGTGAATCAAATAGTCTTTCTCGATTGTCACTGTACGTATATCTTCTGTTGTTCTTCCATCATGTCGCATGCAATATCCTCCGTTATCGTTCAATTATATGTGCAGTTTGTCCAATTTTTCATGGCCGCATTCAACTTATCTTACCATACCCACGATAAAAAACCCGAAAACTGCGTACTGTTTTCGGGTCTTCTTTTGCATATTAAAACGTCAGCATTCGTACGTCGGGCTGCGGAAGAGTCAGCCAATCTTCCACAATTGACTGGAACTTTTCAATCGAGCCTGTTGTATAGAATAGCGGTTCTGCCGGTGCCGCAGACAAGATTTGCTGTTCATTGAGAATCCGTTCCACATCAATCACTGTCTCCACAGCTGAAGAAATAATATTCTTCGAATTAGAGAAGTGGGCTTCGATATGTTCTTGCAGCAGCGGATAATGTGTACAGCCCAGTATGACAGAGTCAAACGAATGACTGTGCAAAGGCTGCAATGTCCGGTCCACAATCTCCCGTGCCTGTTTTGTGCGATAGTCACCATTTTCAACAATCGGCACAAACTCCGGACATGCAAGCGAATATACTGTCGCCTCAGGCTTCAGCTGATAGATCGCCTGGTCATATGCCTTACTGTTAACTGTGCCCATTGTTCCAAGGACTGCGATTTCACCGGTCTGTGATGCATTCACAGCGGCTCTGGCGCCGGGCTGTATTACTCCTATCACAGGAAAATCAAATTGTTTTCGTACTTCGTCTAATGCGATGGCGGTTGCCGTATTGCAGGCAATCACGAGCATTTTTATGCCCATTTGCGCTAAGCTGTTTACCATATCGAGTGTAAACGCCAGCACTTCCTCCGCAGGTCTTGGGCCATACGGACAGCGCGCGTCATCACCGATATAAATAATGGGTTCGTTCGGCAGGTACTTGCGCAATTCTCTGACGACCGTCAGCCCGCCGACCCCTGAATCAATTACTCCAATAGGTGCATTCACTATAATCCCTCAATCTCTTATCATCTCTTCGTGCAATTTGGACAGCAGACCTGACAGCTGCTGAATTTCTTGTTCGTCATAATTGATGAGTACATCCTGCAAGTATCCCTGTCTTTTCTGGATAACTTCCTCGATAATCCGTACTCCTTCAGGTAATAAGTGAATACGGACGACACGGCGATCTTTTTCATCCCGCACCCGTTTCACTAATTGACTGTTTTCCATACGATCCACCAAGTCCGTCGTCGTGCTGAAAGCTAAGAACATTTTGGCGGACAAATCTCCGATTGTCATATCGCCGTGTTCCAGCAGCCATTGAAGTGCACTGAATTGAGGCGGTGTGATCGTATAGTTTTTCAGTATTTTACGTCCTTGTGCTTTAATAATGGACGCAATATACCTCAAGTCTTTTTCCAATGCTGCGATATCGGTTGATACGTTTTTTGGTTCATTCAACAATAAATCAGCTCCCTGAAATGTTTCCTGTCTTTTCATTGTACCGTTTTCATTGATGAACGCAATAGTTTTTCAACCGATCTTTTACTGGAGAAGGAGTTATGGACACCTATTGAACAAATATCAGTCTAACGTCGCTTTACAAAGCAGTACTTTTAGTTCAGCTGTAATTCGCCTAAACGTAATAATTCGACAATAGCCTGTGCTCTGCCTGAAACACCGAGTTTTTG
The Sporosarcina sp. P33 genome window above contains:
- a CDS encoding metallophosphoesterase → MKIIVLSDSHGDTSTVEEITSLPADAIFHCGDSELAANDPLCKGVHIVRGNCDRDNNLPASVVQKVGDDTVLAVHGHEHDVKRSMLTLTYAAAEQRASIVLFGHSHLYGAELIDGTLFVNPGSTTQPRGGRQATYAVIDADEAYTVSFYSMKHELVDQTVLIK
- a CDS encoding XTP/dITP diphosphatase, whose translation is MKEILIATNNKGKAKDFEVLFRPLGIKVLTLQDIEEPIDVEETGTTFQENAVLKAETAASLLGKVVIADDSGLEVDVLGGEPGVYSARYAGEPTDDEANIDKLLANLKQVPPTARQARFRCVLAIAGPGIETTTYSGSCEGVIANERKGGNGFGYDPIFYVPEKGKTMAELSAEEKSDISHRGAALEQLKKQLPEFLARLGDGQ
- the rph gene encoding ribonuclease PH, whose translation is MRHDGRTTEDIRTVTIEKDYLIHPEGSVLISVGNTKVICTATIEERVPPFMRNSGKGWISAEYSMLPRATGQRTIRESSRGKVGGRTMEIQRLIGRALRAVVDLDAIGERTIWIDCDVIQADGGTRTSSITGAFVALVIAVNKLQIEKNLPTFPVRDFLAATSVGKLADGQLITDLDYVEDSSADVDMNVVMTGQGQFVELQGTGEEATFSRAEMNDLLTLAESGIGQLIEIQKEVLGELADKIGQQAGEA
- the racE gene encoding glutamate racemase, whose protein sequence is MNAPIGVIDSGVGGLTVVRELRKYLPNEPIIYIGDDARCPYGPRPAEEVLAFTLDMVNSLAQMGIKMLVIACNTATAIALDEVRKQFDFPVIGVIQPGARAAVNASQTGEIAVLGTMGTVNSKAYDQAIYQLKPEATVYSLACPEFVPIVENGDYRTKQAREIVDRTLQPLHSHSFDSVILGCTHYPLLQEHIEAHFSNSKNIISSAVETVIDVERILNEQQILSAAPAEPLFYTTGSIEKFQSIVEDWLTLPQPDVRMLTF
- a CDS encoding MarR family winged helix-turn-helix transcriptional regulator, whose translation is MKRQETFQGADLLLNEPKNVSTDIAALEKDLRYIASIIKAQGRKILKNYTITPPQFSALQWLLEHGDMTIGDLSAKMFLAFSTTTDLVDRMENSQLVKRVRDEKDRRVVRIHLLPEGVRIIEEVIQKRQGYLQDVLINYDEQEIQQLSGLLSKLHEEMIRD